A window of the Sabethes cyaneus chromosome 1, idSabCyanKW18_F2, whole genome shotgun sequence genome harbors these coding sequences:
- the LOC128737521 gene encoding uncharacterized protein LOC128737521: MLLVYGLTEQESDGYRNSTTVLTRRKRYLIFRDISRGFARCNVKDRAVDTSTIWAQGVGYRWNIEFNNPPGLRITKRDLHNSIDEMVQEDEFDGQACILRAFCEISNSMTPKSGILLRLFKKIFAHSPPADASSTDSNSLSGGDEQYFPFLKSTDCLELDRHCPISHLKLPDGSEVV; this comes from the exons ATGTTACTAGTTTACGGCTTAACCGAACAGGAAAGTGACGGATACAGGAATTCCACAACGGTTCTAACGCGACGCAAGCGTTACCTAATTTTTCGGGATATATCCAGAGGATTC GCACGTTGCAACGTTAAAGATCGAGCAGTAGATACTTCAACTATTTGGGCCCAAGGCGTCGGATATCGTTGGAATATAGAGTTTAACAATCCACCGGGACTGAGGATCACTAAACGGGATCTACATAATAGTATAGACGAAATGGTTCAAGA GGATGAGTTTGATGGACAGGCGTGCATTTTGAGAGCATTTTGTGAAATATCAAACTCGATGACTCCTAAAAGTGGCATATTACTAAGactgtttaaaaaaatcttcgc CCACTCTCCACCCGCTGATGCAAGTTCTACTGATTCTAACAGTTTATCCGGTGGTGATGAGCAGTATTTTCCATTTCTGAAATCAACGGACTGTCTGGAACTCGACCGGCATTGCCCGATATCTCATCTTAAGCTGCCCGATGGCAGTGAAGTGGTGTAA
- the LOC128743753 gene encoding alpha-2-macroglobulin receptor-associated protein, with product MCRLQACAVFFVLLAVSSASADKASGKYSKKANEVQDSESYDPDFRKIQRPFRMAKLNLVWSKAQHRLTEPKLKSLFTELKIHDKEELAWKQLNSQHKDKEGIKEAELRKKLIGIMSTYGLLEHFDDTQDPEKYKHFKAYSGKDSYKNKSLFKDKKLNKLWEKAETAGFTQEELNALKEEFEHHQEKIDVYYNLLEQLGDDVNAGTNVHENAVNEEEHDRYNEIATAEEENNDIMAAQRGENKQNAYLHKSNQLREKHREIRDNFDRLERVASKGPNSQDFIEPKVQGLWRVALDSNFTANELASLKVELLHYESRLLKLRHMHAEHALSMEKHKHAKHGDKADTHKMMEENIKKQTRKVEKIQENVENRIFKHSEL from the exons ATGTGTCGCCTGCAAGCGTGTgcggtattttttgttttgttggccgTCAGTTCTGCTAGCGCGGATAAGGCGTCCGGTAAATACTCGAAAAAGGCAAACGAAGTACAGGATTCGGAAAGCTACGATCCGGATTTTCGTAAAATCCAGCGTCCCTTCCGGATGGCAAAGCTGAACTTGGTTTGGTCGAAGGCTCAACAC CGCCTGACAGAACCGAAGCTGAAGTCTCTGTTTACTGAGCTAAAAATCCACGATAAGGAGGAGCTTGCCTGGAAGCAGCTCAACTCTCAGCACAAGGATAAGGAAGGTATCAAAGAGGCGGAATTGCGTAAAAAACTCATCGGTATCATGAGTACGTACGGGCTGCTAGAGCACTTTGACGATACGCAGGATCCGGAAAAGTACAAGCATTTTAAAGCTTATAGCGGTAAGGATAGTTACAAAAACAAGAGCCTGTTTAAAGATAAGAAGCTGAATAAGCTTTGGGAGAAAGCAGAGACGGCAGGTTTTACCCAGGAAGAGTTGAATGCCCTGAAGGAGGAATTCGAACACCATCAGGAAAAGATTGATGTTTATTACAATTTGTTGGAGCAGTTGGGCGATGATGTCAACGCTGGTACTAATGTTCACGAAAATGCTGTGAACGAGGAAGAGCACGATCGGTATAACGAAATTGCCACGGCCGAAGAGGAAAACAATGATATTATGGCTGCGCAGAGGGGCGAAAACAAGCAGAACGCATATCTTCACAAATCCAACCAGTTGCGAGAGAAACACCGTGAAATCAGAGACAACTTTGACCGGCTGGAGCGAGTTGCTTCCAAGGGACCCAACAGTCAGGATTTCATCGAACCGAAGGTGCAAGGATTGTGGCGCGTTGCGTTGGATTCCAACTTCACGGCGAACGAGCTTGCCTCGCTGAAGGTCGAATTGCTGCACTACGAAAGCCGGCTGCTAAAACTTCGCCATATGCATGCCGAACACGCGCTCAGCATGGAGAAGCACAAGCATGCCAAACACGGCGATAAAGCGGATACGCACAAAATGATGGAGGAAAATATTAAGAAGCAAACGCGGAAGGTGGAGAAAATTCAGGAGAATGTGGAGAATCGTATCTTTAAGCATTCTGAGCTGTAG